In the genome of Coleofasciculus sp. FACHB-1120, one region contains:
- a CDS encoding L-threonylcarbamoyladenylate synthase has translation MATIYNIHPDTPQTRGIEQIVGALRDGAVMLYPTDTVYAIGCDLNVKSAVERVRQIKQLSNDKPLTFLCPSLSNIAQYAVVTDVAYRIMRNLIPGTYTFLLPATKLVPKLVMSPKRKTTGIRVPEHTVCQSLLQALGNPIISTSAHLEDRNGNAPTLGLEKAKLFDQVDKLVDLIVDIGSEPGDGVSTILDLTGEEPVIVRRGLGWEAATAWATSVS, from the coding sequence ATGGCGACAATCTACAATATCCATCCTGATACACCGCAAACTCGTGGAATAGAACAAATAGTAGGTGCCCTAAGAGATGGCGCTGTGATGCTATATCCCACTGATACTGTCTACGCCATTGGCTGTGACCTAAATGTCAAGTCAGCGGTGGAGCGTGTGAGGCAGATTAAGCAGCTATCTAATGATAAGCCCCTGACGTTCCTGTGTCCGTCTCTGTCCAACATTGCCCAATATGCCGTCGTCACTGATGTCGCTTATCGGATTATGAGGAATTTAATTCCTGGGACTTACACATTTCTGCTTCCAGCCACCAAATTAGTGCCCAAGCTGGTGATGAGTCCCAAGCGCAAAACGACAGGCATTCGGGTTCCGGAACATACAGTGTGCCAGTCGCTGTTGCAGGCATTGGGTAATCCGATTATTTCCACCTCAGCTCACCTAGAGGATCGGAATGGCAACGCCCCAACCCTAGGGCTGGAGAAGGCAAAATTGTTTGACCAGGTAGACAAGCTAGTAGACCTGATTGTGGACATTGGCTCGGAACCAGGAGATGGGGTCTCCACAATTTTGGATTTGACAGGTGAGGAACCTGTCATCGTCCGGAGAGGTCTGGGATGGGAGGCTGCAACGGCTTGGGCGACATCGGTCAGTTGA
- a CDS encoding low molecular weight protein arginine phosphatase, producing MRVLFVCTGNTCRSPMATALFQKKIRELKQRQEISAEIEVRSAGLYKFKGIPVSPHALTVLAEYGIQYDCEPQGLKPELLEWADLVLTMTKFHKYVAIATYPAALNNTFTLKEFVGEQNSLDISDPVGKSLSRYRHCAQEIDWALNLLQQKLVHISSESSFGSFSFPTPQPLPRTLPLFRWLIRLTRLAQKTQR from the coding sequence ATGCGAGTTCTATTTGTTTGTACTGGCAACACCTGTCGCAGCCCGATGGCAACAGCGCTATTTCAGAAAAAGATTCGGGAACTGAAGCAAAGACAGGAAATTTCAGCCGAAATTGAGGTACGCTCTGCGGGACTTTATAAATTTAAGGGGATACCCGTTTCGCCCCATGCTCTGACAGTATTGGCAGAGTACGGAATTCAATATGACTGCGAACCGCAAGGATTAAAGCCAGAACTCCTCGAATGGGCAGATTTAGTGCTGACGATGACGAAGTTCCATAAATATGTAGCGATCGCGACATATCCTGCGGCGCTCAACAACACTTTCACGCTCAAAGAATTTGTAGGAGAGCAAAATTCCTTAGATATTAGCGATCCCGTTGGCAAATCTTTATCCAGATATCGCCACTGCGCCCAGGAAATCGACTGGGCACTCAATCTTTTACAGCAGAAATTAGTCCACATCTCATCGGAAAGCAGCTTTGGTTCTTTTTCATTCCCGACTCCTCAACCTTTACCCCGCACCCTACCCTTGTTCAGATGGCTGATTAGGCTGACTCGGTTGGCTCAGAAAACACAACGTTAA
- a CDS encoding response regulator transcription factor, translating into MTGKLLLVDDEPGLREAVKEYLQDSGFTVQVASNAGDAWQMLQKNQPDLVISDVMMPKVDGYQFLKQLREDPRFKTLPVVFLTARGMTSDRIQGYQAGCDAYLPKPFDPEELEAIVKNLLERRTTPTSTTSGNDIEDIKQQIAAIRGMLEDTNRIPQSPSHIRIDLTPREQSVLDLVAEGLMNKEIARRLETSVRNVEKYVSRLFSKTGTNSRTELVRYALEHGLTR; encoded by the coding sequence ATGACAGGAAAATTGTTACTGGTAGACGACGAACCCGGACTGCGCGAAGCAGTCAAAGAATATCTGCAAGACAGTGGTTTTACCGTTCAGGTTGCCAGTAACGCTGGTGACGCATGGCAGATGTTGCAGAAGAACCAGCCGGATTTAGTGATTTCAGATGTGATGATGCCCAAGGTGGATGGGTATCAGTTCCTCAAGCAACTGCGGGAAGATCCTCGCTTCAAAACTTTACCTGTAGTATTTTTAACGGCTAGAGGCATGACAAGCGATCGCATCCAAGGCTATCAAGCAGGGTGCGATGCCTATCTTCCGAAGCCTTTTGACCCGGAGGAATTGGAGGCAATTGTTAAAAACTTACTGGAACGTCGCACCACTCCAACTAGCACTACCAGCGGTAACGATATTGAGGACATCAAGCAACAAATTGCTGCCATCCGGGGGATGTTAGAAGATACAAATCGAATTCCCCAGTCGCCTTCCCATATCCGCATAGACTTAACGCCACGAGAGCAGAGTGTTTTAGACTTGGTCGCGGAAGGATTGATGAATAAAGAAATTGCCCGACGCTTGGAAACCAGTGTCCGCAACGTTGAGAAGTATGTCAGCCGCTTGTTTAGCAAGACAGGGACGAATAGCCGCACCGAGTTAGTGCGCTATGCCCTTGAACACGGTTTGACTCGATAA
- the mraY gene encoding phospho-N-acetylmuramoyl-pentapeptide-transferase, whose amino-acid sequence MDAKIFSGRSFNPSGTSLLALLAVGLSLGTILFDLQAGVFPAVGISMTLPLWFCALVTALLGYRAVPFLQALKAGQFIREDGPQAHLQKAGTPTMGGVFFVPVGVVAALVWSGLAVGIQGLFPVLAVSIVTLAYGAIGWVDDWQVIRRRSNKGISPRMKLILQIGVGVLFSMWLVWNQPATITTIALPFGLAIPLGLLFWPLAVFVLVAESNATNLTDGVDGLAAGTGAIALLGLGAIVAPVSPSLMIFCACMSGSYLGFLVHNRNKARVFMGDTGSMALGGALTAVGLLTNNLWALFILSGIFFVESLSVMAQVGYYKATKGPDGIGKRLFKMAPIHHHLELSGWSETQVVAAFYLINGILALLCLVLR is encoded by the coding sequence GTGGACGCTAAAATATTTTCTGGTCGGTCGTTCAACCCCTCAGGAACTAGCCTGCTAGCGTTACTGGCAGTTGGGCTTTCCCTAGGGACGATATTATTCGATCTGCAAGCAGGTGTTTTCCCTGCCGTGGGCATCTCGATGACCTTGCCCCTGTGGTTTTGCGCCTTAGTGACAGCTCTTTTAGGATATCGGGCAGTTCCCTTCCTACAAGCCCTAAAAGCAGGGCAATTTATTCGGGAGGATGGCCCCCAAGCGCATTTACAAAAAGCAGGCACTCCGACAATGGGCGGGGTGTTTTTTGTACCAGTCGGGGTAGTCGCCGCCTTGGTGTGGTCTGGATTGGCTGTAGGGATACAAGGACTGTTTCCCGTTCTTGCCGTATCAATCGTAACTTTAGCCTACGGTGCGATTGGCTGGGTTGACGATTGGCAAGTGATTAGACGCCGATCTAATAAAGGCATCTCGCCCCGGATGAAACTCATTTTGCAGATTGGGGTGGGTGTTCTGTTTTCTATGTGGCTTGTCTGGAACCAACCAGCAACTATCACCACGATTGCCTTGCCTTTTGGTTTAGCGATTCCTTTAGGGCTGTTGTTCTGGCCTTTGGCAGTATTTGTGCTAGTGGCGGAAAGTAATGCGACAAACCTTACGGATGGAGTGGATGGACTCGCAGCGGGAACAGGCGCGATCGCTCTTTTGGGACTCGGTGCCATTGTTGCTCCCGTGTCGCCAAGTTTGATGATTTTTTGTGCCTGCATGAGTGGCAGCTACCTAGGCTTTTTGGTTCACAACCGCAACAAAGCCCGCGTCTTCATGGGCGATACGGGTTCGATGGCACTGGGAGGCGCACTGACAGCAGTTGGACTTCTGACGAACAATCTCTGGGCGCTGTTTATCCTCAGCGGTATTTTCTTCGTGGAATCCCTCTCAGTGATGGCGCAGGTGGGCTACTATAAAGCCACCAAAGGCCCGGATGGTATCGGCAAGCGTTTATTTAAAATGGCACCGATTCACCACCATTTAGAACTGAGTGGCTGGAGTGAAACCCAAGTGGTTGCCGCCTTTTATCTGATTAACGGGATCTTGGCTTTGTTGTGTCTTGTACTTCGTTAG
- a CDS encoding PHP domain-containing protein gives MAINLAQSSASPQPPAQNTTALRHVFETIQADSCPHSYNFHMHTVYSDGRLPPSALMEQAIAIGLKGLAITDHHTICGFKEAQYWLQHTYTNPDSAHLPHLWIGTEITSILLNTEVHILCYAFDPEHSAMKRYLKGSAPKGSDADAVNVIDAVHQAGGFAVLAHPARYRLPAAKLIPAAAEVGIDGVETYYAYNNPSPWQPSLRETKEVEQLAATYGLFSTCGTDTHGLNLLQRL, from the coding sequence ATGGCGATCAATCTTGCTCAATCTTCTGCTTCACCCCAGCCACCAGCCCAGAATACAACAGCACTCAGGCACGTCTTTGAGACGATTCAGGCTGATAGTTGTCCGCACTCCTATAACTTCCATATGCACACCGTCTACTCGGATGGTCGTTTGCCACCGAGTGCGTTGATGGAACAGGCGATCGCGATTGGTCTTAAAGGGCTGGCGATTACCGACCACCATACGATTTGCGGTTTCAAAGAGGCTCAATACTGGCTGCAACACACCTACACGAATCCTGATTCCGCCCACTTACCCCACCTGTGGATCGGCACCGAAATCACCTCTATCCTGCTGAACACTGAAGTCCACATCCTTTGCTATGCCTTCGATCCAGAACACTCTGCGATGAAGCGATATCTGAAAGGCTCTGCACCCAAAGGAAGCGATGCTGACGCTGTTAATGTGATTGACGCCGTCCATCAGGCTGGTGGTTTTGCCGTCTTGGCTCATCCAGCCCGCTACCGCCTTCCTGCTGCCAAACTTATTCCTGCTGCCGCTGAGGTAGGCATTGACGGCGTTGAAACCTACTACGCCTACAACAACCCTAGTCCCTGGCAACCCAGTCTGAGGGAAACGAAAGAGGTGGAACAGCTCGCTGCCACTTATGGTTTGTTTAGCACCTGCGGCACCGATACCCACGGCTTAAATTTGCTCCAACGCCTGTAA
- the blaOXA gene encoding class D beta-lactamase: MYRMKQVPIAIAIAIGSLVALLTINGFFSTAANSQPPQPTSEITTTQGIDLGRSFRELGVEGSILIYDQNKNQFYEHNAPRNSTAFFPASTFKIFNALVALETGVIQDEVTVLTWDGIQRNIAAWNRDTNLRQGFKDSTVWFYQILARKIGHERMQKFINQVGYGNRKIGTSEQIDRFWLSGPLKITPKQEIEFLQRLYRNDLPFSQRSLDLVKDMMVREQTPDYVLRGKTGWANSTTPENGWFVGYLEQNNNVYFFATNMDMRNDNDGVNRIEITRRSLKALGLL; encoded by the coding sequence ATGTATCGAATGAAGCAAGTGCCAATAGCGATCGCGATCGCTATTGGTAGCCTCGTGGCGCTGTTGACCATTAACGGTTTCTTTAGCACTGCGGCGAACTCTCAGCCCCCTCAACCAACTTCAGAAATCACCACAACTCAAGGGATAGACCTGGGGCGTTCTTTCCGAGAACTGGGCGTTGAAGGGTCAATTTTGATTTACGACCAGAACAAAAATCAATTCTACGAACATAACGCGCCTCGAAATTCAACGGCATTCTTCCCCGCTTCAACCTTCAAGATTTTCAACGCGCTTGTGGCATTGGAAACAGGGGTGATTCAAGATGAAGTGACTGTTTTAACCTGGGATGGCATTCAACGGAACATCGCAGCTTGGAACCGAGACACCAACCTGCGCCAAGGTTTCAAAGACTCAACGGTTTGGTTTTACCAAATTTTGGCTCGGAAAATTGGGCATGAACGGATGCAGAAGTTTATCAATCAAGTCGGCTATGGAAACCGCAAAATTGGGACATCTGAGCAGATCGATCGATTTTGGTTAAGCGGCCCTTTAAAAATTACGCCCAAACAAGAGATTGAGTTTCTGCAACGTCTCTATCGCAACGACTTACCCTTCTCTCAACGCAGCTTAGATTTGGTCAAAGATATGATGGTGCGCGAACAAACGCCAGACTATGTACTGCGCGGAAAGACGGGCTGGGCTAACAGTACGACTCCTGAGAATGGCTGGTTTGTGGGATATCTGGAACAGAACAATAATGTTTATTTCTTTGCCACAAATATGGATATGCGAAACGATAATGATGGTGTCAATCGCATTGAAATCACCCGGCGCAGTCTTAAAGCCTTAGGACTACTTTGA
- the hflX gene encoding GTPase HflX, which produces MQTIYGNLQGLQSSHIKQLQRLYEQRQPSDRLTTPEFAQALAEISTSIHHPVCCYINRRGHPIRIAVGTPSQTQIPPQELPRHKGEHLSGIRCLATQLKSDPPDTAALRAMAQQRLDALAVLVPRGDGARRNGEAAGDVKEAYLAHLVPEAEKPWVISRPLSLDDLTEQGFDDLVDEWESEFSESGFETLQLPENNSDGDRVLLVGLMTEDVSPQRFQDGLEELVRLVESAGGQVLETMQQKRSRPHPQTVVGHGKVEEIAQRAHQLGANIIVFDRDISPSQARNLETEIGIPVVDRTEVILDIFAQRAQSQAGKLQVELAQLEYMLPRLRGRGREMSRLGAGIGTRGPGETKLETERRTIQRRIAQLQQEVNQLQAHRSRIRQQRQEQAIPSIAMVGYTNAGKSTLLNVLTHAEVYTADQLFATLDPTTRKLVITNPETQERRTILLTDTVGFIHELPPPLMDAFRATLEEVTEANAMLHVVDLSHPAWESHIRSVMEVLEEMPALPGKALIAFNKVDQVDSETLALAQQQYPEAVFISATQRLGLETLRQRMVQLVDEAVPQLH; this is translated from the coding sequence ATGCAAACTATTTACGGAAATCTTCAAGGATTACAATCGAGCCATATCAAACAACTACAGCGGCTTTACGAACAGCGCCAACCAAGCGATCGCCTGACGACTCCAGAATTCGCTCAAGCGCTAGCCGAAATCAGTACGTCTATTCATCATCCAGTATGCTGTTATATCAATCGACGCGGGCACCCGATCCGAATCGCTGTCGGGACTCCCAGCCAAACGCAAATTCCGCCCCAAGAGTTGCCTCGGCATAAGGGCGAACACTTGAGTGGAATTCGCTGTCTTGCCACTCAACTCAAATCCGATCCACCGGATACAGCGGCACTCAGGGCAATGGCACAGCAGCGCCTAGACGCCTTAGCGGTTTTAGTTCCAAGGGGCGATGGGGCGCGACGAAATGGTGAAGCCGCAGGCGATGTCAAGGAAGCTTATCTGGCTCACCTGGTTCCCGAAGCAGAAAAGCCCTGGGTTATTTCTCGCCCCCTTAGCTTAGATGACCTGACAGAGCAAGGCTTTGACGACTTAGTAGATGAATGGGAGAGTGAGTTCTCCGAGTCGGGCTTTGAAACCTTGCAACTCCCAGAGAATAACTCAGACGGCGATCGCGTTCTGCTGGTTGGGTTGATGACAGAAGACGTCTCTCCCCAGCGGTTTCAAGATGGTCTGGAGGAACTCGTTCGCTTAGTTGAAAGTGCCGGAGGACAAGTATTAGAGACAATGCAACAAAAGCGATCGCGTCCTCATCCTCAAACGGTCGTCGGTCATGGAAAAGTTGAAGAAATTGCCCAACGCGCTCATCAACTGGGAGCCAATATTATTGTCTTTGACCGAGATATCTCTCCCTCTCAAGCTCGTAACTTAGAAACCGAGATCGGGATTCCTGTTGTAGACCGGACTGAAGTAATTCTCGATATCTTCGCTCAACGCGCTCAATCCCAAGCAGGTAAATTGCAAGTGGAACTGGCGCAACTGGAATATATGCTGCCTCGGCTGAGGGGTCGGGGTCGGGAAATGTCCAGACTAGGAGCCGGGATTGGTACGAGAGGACCGGGTGAAACCAAACTAGAAACCGAGCGGCGAACCATTCAGCGCCGAATTGCCCAACTCCAGCAGGAAGTCAACCAATTACAAGCGCATCGCTCCCGGATTAGACAACAACGGCAAGAGCAAGCGATTCCCTCTATTGCTATGGTTGGTTATACCAACGCCGGGAAGTCCACCCTGCTGAACGTGTTAACCCACGCCGAAGTTTATACGGCAGATCAACTGTTTGCTACCCTCGACCCCACGACTCGAAAGCTGGTCATTACAAACCCCGAAACCCAAGAGCGACGGACGATTCTTCTGACAGACACCGTCGGGTTTATTCACGAACTCCCGCCACCGCTGATGGATGCTTTCCGAGCCACCCTGGAGGAAGTCACGGAGGCAAATGCCATGCTTCATGTCGTCGATCTATCCCATCCCGCTTGGGAAAGCCACATCCGTTCGGTCATGGAAGTGCTTGAAGAAATGCCTGCCCTTCCAGGTAAAGCTTTAATCGCTTTTAACAAGGTCGATCAAGTAGATAGCGAAACGCTAGCCTTAGCTCAACAACAGTATCCCGAAGCTGTGTTTATTTCTGCCACTCAACGCTTAGGTTTAGAGACTCTACGTCAGCGGATGGTGCAACTGGTTGATGAAGCAGTTCCACAACTGCACTAA
- a CDS encoding HetZ-related protein translates to MTTINSPSQSSENLCHSTEQLLGIDVQTMTDLLLEELRTEIKVMSWHVQAVANRIALEVARICSKSARIQTSGEVRSWQLNLGRHRLQKCLSYYRLGSKRGRVELHSNLSAMVYRYVVSPHSQLGFQARYNLIEDFLQEFYAESIKAFRRENELTIDYTPRTQLELAEYMAFSEQYAKRRINLPNGTSQQLVVLRAQGFARRQPAETSMDIEKAIEFPRGEDADTQSRSAAMHQLRSQLVADTIDPAEAVLRDRVVAELMEYLQAQGQEDCVNYLVLKLQDLSAPEIDEILGLTARQRDYLQQRFKYHVEKFSRQNNWKLVHQWLGADLDQKLGLSSQQWEAFWNQLSEEQQQLLELKQAQVNDREIAQTLGCTPKQLQKRWTQVLEMAWKIRNQGDV, encoded by the coding sequence ATGACAACTATCAATTCTCCCAGCCAATCTTCTGAAAACCTATGTCACTCGACCGAGCAACTGTTGGGAATCGACGTGCAAACGATGACCGATCTGTTGTTAGAGGAATTGCGGACTGAAATTAAAGTGATGTCTTGGCACGTTCAGGCTGTGGCTAACCGGATCGCCCTAGAGGTGGCGCGGATTTGCAGCAAGAGTGCCCGCATCCAGACTTCGGGTGAGGTTCGTTCTTGGCAGTTGAATCTGGGACGGCATCGGCTGCAAAAGTGTCTGTCATACTACCGCCTGGGTTCTAAGCGGGGTCGGGTTGAACTGCACAGCAACCTCAGCGCGATGGTTTATCGTTATGTGGTGTCGCCACACTCTCAGCTAGGTTTCCAAGCCCGCTACAACCTGATTGAGGACTTCTTGCAAGAGTTTTACGCTGAGTCCATCAAAGCGTTCCGGCGGGAAAATGAGCTGACAATAGACTATACTCCCCGCACTCAACTGGAACTGGCGGAGTATATGGCGTTCAGCGAACAGTATGCCAAGCGTCGCATCAATTTACCGAATGGCACCAGCCAGCAGCTAGTTGTGTTGAGGGCACAGGGGTTTGCTCGCCGCCAGCCTGCTGAGACGAGCATGGATATTGAGAAGGCGATTGAGTTTCCTAGAGGTGAGGATGCGGACACTCAAAGTCGGTCAGCGGCGATGCACCAGCTGCGATCGCAATTGGTTGCCGATACGATTGACCCGGCGGAAGCGGTGTTGCGCGATCGCGTCGTCGCTGAACTGATGGAATACCTGCAAGCCCAAGGTCAAGAGGACTGTGTTAATTACCTGGTTTTAAAGCTGCAAGACCTCTCCGCACCAGAGATTGACGAAATCCTGGGTTTAACCGCCCGTCAGCGCGACTACTTACAACAGCGCTTTAAGTACCATGTGGAAAAATTCTCTCGTCAAAACAACTGGAAGCTGGTACATCAATGGTTGGGAGCCGATCTCGACCAAAAACTGGGCCTCTCTTCTCAGCAGTGGGAAGCGTTTTGGAATCAACTTTCTGAGGAACAGCAGCAGCTGTTGGAGTTAAAACAAGCTCAAGTCAACGATCGGGAAATTGCTCAAACACTCGGATGCACGCCCAAACAGTTACAAAAGCGCTGGACTCAAGTGCTGGAAATGGCTTGGAAAATCCGCAACCAAGGAGATGTATGA
- a CDS encoding ATP-binding cassette domain-containing protein gives MLKVAFSKNFLPKSASNGGQFHLNIQFEVSGGLTVLFGPSGCGKSSTLQAIAGLLRPDWGRIEVAGTIFLDTKERLNLPAHRRNVGYVFQNCALFGHLNVAENIGFALNRWQRHRRQQRVRELVNLLELEDLVHQPVQQISGGQAQRVAIARALAPYPKILLLDEPFSALDDDLRATLRTELKSIQRQFNLPIVLVTHSRADALELADRLVILAAGQVVGVGQAEHLLGSRSYSIPGKFQWG, from the coding sequence ATGCTGAAAGTCGCCTTTAGCAAAAATTTTCTGCCCAAATCGGCATCCAATGGCGGGCAGTTTCACTTAAATATTCAGTTTGAAGTTTCTGGCGGCTTAACCGTTCTATTTGGGCCTTCTGGCTGTGGCAAGAGTTCGACATTACAAGCGATCGCAGGGTTGTTGCGTCCGGACTGGGGCCGGATTGAAGTGGCGGGAACAATCTTCCTGGATACTAAAGAGCGTCTAAACTTGCCAGCGCACCGGCGAAATGTCGGTTATGTCTTCCAAAACTGCGCCTTATTTGGGCATTTGAACGTAGCGGAAAATATTGGCTTTGCTCTCAACCGCTGGCAACGGCACCGGCGGCAGCAGCGCGTTCGTGAATTAGTAAACTTGTTAGAACTTGAGGATTTGGTACATCAACCCGTGCAGCAAATTTCTGGCGGGCAAGCTCAACGGGTAGCGATCGCCCGTGCTTTAGCTCCCTACCCTAAAATTCTGCTTCTCGATGAACCTTTCAGTGCCCTCGATGATGATTTGAGAGCAACGCTTCGTACCGAGTTGAAAAGCATTCAACGTCAATTTAACTTGCCGATTGTCCTGGTGACTCATTCACGAGCCGATGCCTTGGAACTCGCCGATCGTTTAGTCATATTAGCAGCGGGACAAGTCGTGGGAGTGGGTCAGGCGGAGCATTTGCTCGGTTCCCGTTCCTATTCCATTCCGGGAAAATTCCAATGGGGATAG
- a CDS encoding alpha/beta fold hydrolase has product MFNYSTFTAALVRETKAREDALPLMDETCGSRFFLYSNPTDKVCLFFHGFTATPEQFVPIGEAFFKAGYNVLIPLLPGHGIAGNWDGDNPPPLPEEQEVYQQFGIYWLQQAQALGRKVVVGGLSGGSTLAAWLSLERAVQIYRALLFAPYLSGSNKVVDLLVRVFNIYFEWKTDPGVAHFGYDGFLMPSLRVFLDMGRDIFERAETSYAAPMLIVSSESDRAVGDEEHKALFKTLLPQQPKCWYHRFDQSLNIQHNMMTKAEGNEYADLVIAVAKAYVESDLTWGEVEEMRDRLQQGNSFHQVVNQLHLSQRVSPDLSTVMSLLALD; this is encoded by the coding sequence ATGTTTAACTATTCCACCTTTACCGCAGCATTGGTGCGAGAGACAAAAGCCCGTGAAGATGCGCTACCGCTGATGGATGAAACTTGCGGCTCTCGGTTTTTTCTCTACTCTAATCCTACGGACAAGGTGTGTCTGTTCTTTCATGGGTTTACTGCCACTCCAGAACAGTTTGTGCCGATAGGAGAAGCTTTCTTTAAGGCAGGCTACAACGTCTTGATTCCTTTGCTACCTGGGCATGGGATTGCAGGCAATTGGGATGGAGATAACCCTCCTCCGCTTCCCGAAGAACAGGAGGTTTATCAACAGTTTGGGATTTACTGGCTACAACAAGCTCAAGCTTTGGGAAGAAAAGTGGTAGTGGGAGGGCTTTCTGGTGGCAGCACTTTGGCAGCTTGGCTATCCCTAGAACGCGCTGTACAAATTTATCGGGCTTTGCTGTTTGCCCCTTATTTGAGTGGCAGCAATAAAGTAGTCGATTTGTTGGTACGGGTATTTAATATCTACTTTGAGTGGAAGACTGACCCAGGAGTCGCACATTTTGGCTATGACGGCTTTCTCATGCCATCATTGCGAGTATTTTTAGACATGGGAAGAGATATCTTTGAGCGGGCGGAAACAAGTTACGCCGCGCCCATGTTGATTGTGTCGAGTGAAAGCGATCGCGCAGTCGGCGACGAAGAACATAAAGCTCTGTTTAAAACCTTACTCCCGCAACAACCCAAGTGCTGGTATCACCGCTTTGACCAAAGTCTGAATATTCAGCACAATATGATGACCAAAGCGGAGGGGAATGAATACGCAGACTTAGTCATCGCAGTGGCTAAAGCCTATGTTGAGAGCGATTTAACCTGGGGTGAGGTGGAGGAGATGCGCGATCGCTTGCAGCAGGGTAACTCCTTCCACCAAGTCGTGAATCAACTCCATCTGAGTCAGCGGGTTTCTCCCGATTTGTCTACCGTCATGTCATTGCTAGCCCTCGATTAA
- the larC gene encoding nickel pincer cofactor biosynthesis protein LarC yields the protein MNKLAYLECPTGIAGDMCLGALVDAGVPLDYLIEKLKRLGISQEYQLRAEHVHRNGQQATKFHVDLSDRDRTDSNHHHEHHRQNGGHQHQHRHPDGDGDLDGVHSHSPTRHLPEIVQLIAAAEFPLRVQASSLAVFQRLADAEGAVHGIPPEEVHFHEVGATDAIVDIVGTCLGLDWLGIDELYCSALPTGGGMVRAAHGQLAVPVPAVLKLWESRQVPVYSNGIDRELVTPTGAAIACTLATGFGSPPPMTIQRVGNGAGSRQLPIPNILRLWIGEGVETRFASLQESGFLQPSESPCLEIISVLETQIDDLSPQAIGYVFEALFNAGAVDVFTQPIGMKKSRPGILLTVICHPEQISACEAILFRETTTLGIRRQTQQRSILQREIQQVQTEYGFVRVKVAWTGNPDQKAIANVQPEYEDCAELAKVNNLPWREVHQLALNTWYLQHSRNFT from the coding sequence ATGAACAAGCTAGCTTACCTAGAATGTCCAACAGGAATTGCCGGTGATATGTGCCTGGGGGCACTTGTAGATGCGGGAGTTCCCCTAGATTATTTAATTGAAAAGCTCAAGAGGCTGGGAATTTCCCAAGAATACCAGTTACGAGCCGAACACGTTCACCGGAACGGTCAGCAAGCTACTAAGTTTCACGTAGATTTGAGCGATCGCGATCGCACTGATTCAAATCACCACCACGAACATCACCGGCAAAATGGTGGGCATCAGCATCAGCATCGGCATCCCGATGGCGATGGCGATCTCGATGGGGTTCATTCTCATTCCCCGACGCGGCATTTACCAGAAATTGTGCAGTTGATTGCAGCAGCGGAGTTTCCGTTACGAGTACAAGCGTCCAGTTTGGCAGTGTTTCAACGGCTGGCAGACGCAGAAGGAGCGGTTCACGGTATTCCCCCAGAAGAAGTTCATTTTCATGAAGTCGGGGCGACTGATGCCATTGTAGATATTGTCGGCACTTGTCTGGGCTTGGATTGGTTGGGGATTGACGAACTATACTGTTCGGCACTCCCTACTGGTGGCGGGATGGTTAGAGCAGCTCACGGTCAGCTAGCGGTGCCGGTACCGGCTGTATTAAAGTTGTGGGAATCGCGCCAGGTGCCAGTTTATAGTAATGGGATCGATCGGGAACTGGTGACGCCGACTGGGGCAGCGATCGCTTGTACACTTGCCACCGGCTTTGGATCTCCACCACCCATGACGATTCAGCGAGTTGGGAATGGTGCCGGTTCCCGTCAGTTACCAATTCCCAATATTCTGCGCCTCTGGATTGGCGAGGGTGTAGAGACGCGATTTGCTTCTCTACAGGAGTCGGGATTCCTTCAGCCTTCCGAAAGCCCCTGTTTAGAAATAATTTCGGTGCTGGAAACTCAAATCGATGATTTGAGTCCCCAAGCGATTGGCTATGTATTTGAGGCACTATTTAACGCCGGTGCGGTGGATGTGTTCACTCAACCGATTGGAATGAAAAAGTCCCGTCCTGGGATTTTACTGACGGTTATTTGTCATCCAGAACAGATATCTGCTTGCGAAGCAATCTTATTCCGAGAAACGACAACCCTCGGCATCCGGCGTCAGACACAGCAACGCTCAATTTTGCAGCGAGAAATTCAACAGGTTCAAACAGAATATGGCTTCGTTCGCGTCAAAGTTGCCTGGACTGGGAATCCTGACCAGAAAGCGATCGCGAATGTGCAGCCAGAATACGAAGATTGTGCCGAATTAGCCAAGGTAAACAACCTTCCCTGGCGCGAAGTGCATCAACTGGCGCTCAATACCTGGTATCTCCAGCACAGTCGCAACTTTACTTGA